The following proteins come from a genomic window of Pseudomonas putida:
- a CDS encoding multidrug efflux RND transporter permease subunit has translation MNSRNSVSAWCIDHPVATLLLTFALVLLGAIAFPRLPVAPLPEADFPTIQVTAQLPGASPETMASSVATPMEVQFSAIPGMTQMTSSSALGSTTLILQFTLDKNIDTAAQEVQAAINTATARLPQDLPNPPTWRKVNPADSPVLVLTVSSAQMPGNDLSDYAETLLARQLSQIEGVGLINITGQLRPAIRVQAQPEKLAAMGLTLADLRLAIQQTSLNLAKGALYGEHSVSTIAANDQLFHPEDYARLIVSYRDGAPVHLQDVAKVINGAENAYVKAWSGNQPGLNLVVFRQPGANIVDTVDRVLGALPKLQEMLPASVEVSVLQDRTQTIRASLHEVELTLMIAVALVIGVMALFLRQWSATLVVSSVLGVSLIATCALMYVFGFSLNNLTLVAIVIAVGFVVDDAIVVVENIHRHLEAGEDSRTAALKGAGEIGFTVVSISFSLVAAFIPLLFMGGVVGRLFKEFALTATATILISVVVSLTLAPTLCALFMRRPPTEHHGGFGERLLKWYEKGLDRALAHQRLTLGVFGLTLALAVIGYVAIPKGFFPLQDTGFILGTTEAAADVSYPSMIDKHLALAKIIEADPAVRAFSHSVGVTGSNQTIANGRFWIALKPRGERDVSASELIDRLRPQLAQVPGVVLYMRAGQDINLSSGPSRTQYQYVLKSNDGVALNLWTQRLTERLRENPALRDLSNDLQLGASVTRIDIDRQAAARFGLTTTDVDQALYDVFGQRQISEFQTETNQYKVILELDAQQRGKAESLNFFYLRSPLTNEMVPLSALAHVAAPSTGPLSISHDGLFPAANLSFNLAPGVALGDAVAILERTQRELGMPDSISGNFQGAAQAFQSSLSSQPWLILAALVAVYIILGVLYESLVHPLTIISTLPSAGLGALLLLWAMGQDFSIMGLIGVVLLIGIVKKNGILLIDFALEAQRRHGLTPEQAIHQACLTRFRPIIMTTMAALLGAVPLMFGFGAGAELRQPLGIAVVGGLLVSQALTLFTTPVIYLALERLFHRRKAASAVAPRTY, from the coding sequence ATGAATAGCCGCAACAGCGTGTCGGCCTGGTGCATCGACCACCCCGTCGCCACCCTGCTGCTGACCTTCGCCCTAGTACTGCTGGGCGCCATCGCCTTTCCCCGGCTCCCCGTGGCGCCCTTGCCAGAAGCCGACTTCCCGACCATACAGGTCACCGCCCAGTTGCCTGGGGCCAGCCCGGAAACCATGGCCTCTTCGGTGGCCACGCCGATGGAGGTGCAGTTCAGCGCCATCCCCGGCATGACCCAGATGACCAGCAGCAGCGCACTGGGCTCGACCACCCTGATCCTGCAGTTCACCCTCGACAAGAACATTGACACTGCCGCCCAGGAAGTCCAGGCGGCCATCAACACGGCTACCGCCCGCCTGCCCCAGGACCTGCCCAACCCGCCGACCTGGCGCAAGGTCAACCCGGCCGACAGCCCGGTGCTGGTACTCACCGTCAGCTCCGCACAGATGCCCGGCAACGACCTGAGCGACTATGCCGAAACCTTGCTGGCACGCCAGCTGAGCCAGATCGAAGGGGTCGGCCTGATCAACATCACCGGCCAGTTGCGCCCGGCCATCCGTGTGCAGGCCCAGCCGGAAAAGCTCGCCGCCATGGGCCTTACGCTCGCCGACCTGCGCCTGGCCATCCAGCAGACCAGCCTGAACCTGGCAAAGGGCGCCCTGTATGGAGAGCACAGCGTGTCGACCATCGCCGCCAACGACCAGCTGTTCCACCCCGAGGACTATGCCAGGCTCATTGTCTCTTACCGCGACGGCGCCCCGGTGCACCTGCAGGACGTGGCCAAGGTGATCAACGGCGCCGAGAACGCCTACGTCAAAGCCTGGTCTGGCAACCAGCCGGGCCTGAACCTTGTGGTGTTCCGCCAGCCTGGCGCCAACATCGTCGACACCGTGGACCGCGTGCTCGGCGCCTTGCCCAAGCTGCAGGAGATGCTGCCGGCCTCGGTCGAGGTATCGGTGCTGCAGGACCGTACCCAGACCATCCGCGCGTCGCTGCATGAGGTGGAACTGACCCTGATGATCGCCGTAGCCCTGGTGATCGGGGTGATGGCGCTGTTCCTGCGCCAATGGTCAGCCACCCTGGTGGTGTCCAGTGTGCTGGGCGTATCGCTGATCGCCACTTGCGCACTGATGTACGTGTTCGGTTTCAGCCTCAACAACCTGACCCTGGTGGCCATCGTCATTGCTGTCGGTTTTGTGGTGGACGACGCCATCGTGGTGGTGGAGAACATCCACCGCCATCTGGAAGCCGGCGAAGACAGCCGCACTGCTGCGCTCAAAGGGGCAGGCGAAATCGGCTTCACCGTGGTGTCGATCAGCTTCTCGCTGGTTGCCGCGTTCATTCCGCTGCTGTTCATGGGCGGCGTGGTGGGCCGGCTGTTCAAGGAGTTCGCCCTTACCGCCACAGCCACCATTCTGATTTCGGTGGTGGTGTCGCTGACCCTGGCACCGACCCTGTGCGCGCTGTTCATGCGTCGCCCGCCCACGGAGCACCATGGCGGCTTCGGTGAACGGCTGCTGAAGTGGTACGAAAAGGGCCTGGACCGGGCGCTGGCCCATCAGCGCCTGACTCTCGGCGTGTTCGGCCTGACCCTGGCCCTGGCGGTGATCGGCTACGTGGCCATCCCCAAGGGCTTCTTCCCCCTGCAGGACACCGGTTTCATTCTCGGCACCACTGAAGCGGCAGCGGATGTGTCATACCCGTCGATGATCGACAAGCACTTGGCACTGGCGAAAATCATCGAAGCCGACCCCGCCGTGAGGGCCTTCTCCCATTCGGTAGGGGTTACCGGCAGCAACCAGACCATCGCCAACGGCCGTTTCTGGATCGCCCTCAAGCCCCGCGGCGAGCGCGATGTTTCGGCCAGCGAGCTGATCGACCGGCTGCGCCCGCAACTCGCGCAAGTGCCTGGCGTGGTGCTGTACATGCGCGCCGGCCAGGACATCAACCTGAGCTCCGGCCCGTCACGTACCCAGTACCAGTACGTGCTCAAAAGTAACGACGGCGTCGCCCTCAACCTGTGGACCCAACGCCTGACCGAGCGCCTGCGCGAAAACCCGGCGTTGCGCGACCTGTCAAACGACCTGCAACTGGGCGCCAGCGTTACCCGCATCGACATCGACCGCCAGGCTGCGGCCCGCTTCGGCCTGACCACCACCGACGTCGACCAGGCGCTGTACGACGTCTTTGGCCAGCGGCAGATCAGCGAATTCCAGACCGAGACCAACCAGTACAAGGTGATCCTGGAACTGGACGCCCAACAGCGCGGCAAGGCCGAAAGCCTGAATTTCTTCTACCTGCGCTCGCCCCTGACCAACGAAATGGTGCCGCTGTCGGCATTGGCGCATGTCGCCGCGCCCAGCACCGGGCCGCTGTCGATCAGCCATGACGGTCTGTTCCCGGCCGCCAACCTCTCGTTCAACCTGGCCCCCGGCGTGGCCCTGGGCGATGCAGTGGCGATCCTGGAACGCACCCAGCGCGAACTGGGCATGCCCGACTCGATCAGCGGCAACTTCCAGGGCGCGGCGCAGGCCTTCCAGAGTTCGCTGTCGAGCCAGCCGTGGCTGATCCTCGCCGCACTGGTGGCGGTTTACATCATCCTTGGGGTGCTCTACGAGAGCCTGGTGCACCCGCTGACCATCATCTCGACCCTGCCTTCGGCGGGCCTGGGCGCGTTGCTACTGCTGTGGGCCATGGGCCAGGACTTCAGCATCATGGGCCTGATCGGCGTGGTGCTGCTGATCGGCATCGTCAAGAAGAACGGCATCCTGCTCATCGATTTCGCCCTGGAAGCCCAGCGCCGCCATGGTCTGACGCCCGAGCAGGCGATTCACCAGGCCTGCCTGACGCGCTTTCGGCCGATCATCATGACTACCATGGCCGCCCTGCTCGGCGCGGTGCCGCTGATGTTCGGCTTTGGCGCTGGCGCCGAGCTGCGCCAGCCGCTGGGTATCGCGGTGGTCGGCGGCCTGCTGGTCAGCCAGGCCCTGACGCTGTTCACCACCCCGGTCATATACTTGGCCCTGGAGCGCCTGTTCCATCGCCGCAAGGCCGCCAGCGCGGTCGCGCCAAGGACCTACTGA
- a CDS encoding heavy metal response regulator transcription factor, protein MRVLIIEDEEKTADYLHRGLSEQGFTVDLARDGIDGLHLALEGDYAVIVLDVMLPGLDGYGVLRALRARKQTPVIMLTARERVEDRIHGLREGADDYLGKPFSFLELVARLQALTRRSGSHEPLQVQVGDLWIDLMARKASRGGQRLDLTAKEFSLLSVLARRQGEILSKTAIAELVWDINFDSDANVVEVAIKRLRAKLDGPFDNKLLHTIRGMGYVLENRAG, encoded by the coding sequence ATGCGTGTGCTGATCATCGAAGACGAAGAGAAAACCGCTGACTACCTGCATCGCGGCCTGAGCGAGCAAGGCTTCACTGTCGACCTGGCACGGGACGGCATCGACGGCCTGCACCTGGCGCTTGAAGGTGACTATGCGGTGATCGTGCTCGATGTGATGCTGCCGGGTCTGGATGGCTATGGCGTGCTGCGTGCCTTGCGTGCCCGTAAGCAGACACCGGTGATCATGCTCACCGCCCGCGAGCGCGTCGAGGACCGCATCCACGGGCTGCGCGAAGGTGCCGACGATTACCTTGGCAAGCCGTTCTCCTTCCTTGAACTGGTCGCCCGCCTGCAGGCCCTGACTCGCCGCAGCGGCAGCCACGAGCCACTGCAGGTGCAGGTCGGCGACCTGTGGATCGACCTGATGGCGCGCAAGGCCAGCCGCGGCGGCCAACGCCTGGACCTGACTGCAAAGGAGTTCTCGCTGCTCAGCGTGCTGGCCAGGCGCCAAGGCGAAATACTCTCCAAGACAGCCATCGCCGAGCTGGTCTGGGACATCAACTTCGACAGCGATGCCAATGTCGTCGAAGTGGCCATAAAGCGCCTGCGCGCCAAGCTCGACGGGCCATTTGACAACAAGCTGCTGCATACCATCCGAGGCATGGGCTATGTCCTGGAAAACCGTGCCGGTTAA
- a CDS encoding PTS fructose-like transporter subunit IIB, with translation MNIAIVTACPNGQVSSVLSARLLAAAAQRRGWKTCVEVQDAEHPDRQLSTAQIADADWVLVVSTGPVDLARFAGKRLFQSTPAQALADREGFLDEAAANAQVQADAHQAEQPLATAGAKLVAVTACPTGVAHTFMAAEALQQAAQQLGYQLTVETQGSVGARNPLSAQAIADADVVLLAADIEVPTARFAGKRIYRCGTGIALKQARATLDKALAEAKVESAGDAAAASSAGKAEKTGVYKHLLTGVSFMLPMVVAGGLLIALSFVFGIEAYKEPGTLPAALMQIGGEAAFKLMVPLLAGYIAWSIADRPGLAPGMIGGLLASTLGAGFIGGIVAGFLAGYSAKAIARWARLPSSLDALKPILIIPLLASLFTGLVMIYVVGQPVAAMLAGLTQFLDSMGTTNAILLGLLLGGMMCIDLGGPINKAAYAFSVGLLASSSYAPMAATMAAGMVPPIGLGIATFLARRKFAQSEREAGKAALVLGLCFISEGAIPFAAKDPLRVIPASIAGGALTGALSMYFGCKLMAPHGGLFVLLIPNAINHALLYLLAIVAGSLLTAVVYALIKKSERVEMVVAPAKG, from the coding sequence ATGAACATTGCCATTGTCACCGCCTGCCCCAACGGCCAGGTATCCAGCGTGCTGAGTGCGCGCCTGCTGGCCGCTGCCGCCCAGCGCCGCGGCTGGAAAACCTGCGTGGAAGTGCAGGATGCCGAACACCCCGACCGCCAGCTGAGCACCGCGCAGATCGCTGATGCCGACTGGGTGCTGGTTGTCAGCACCGGGCCGGTTGACCTGGCCCGCTTCGCGGGCAAGCGTTTGTTCCAGAGCACACCGGCGCAAGCGCTGGCCGACCGTGAAGGTTTCCTCGACGAGGCGGCCGCAAATGCCCAGGTACAGGCCGATGCTCATCAAGCCGAACAGCCCCTGGCCACTGCTGGGGCCAAGCTTGTCGCGGTAACCGCCTGCCCGACTGGCGTGGCGCACACGTTCATGGCCGCCGAGGCCCTGCAGCAGGCAGCGCAACAGCTTGGCTATCAACTTACGGTAGAAACCCAAGGCTCGGTCGGCGCCCGTAACCCGTTGTCGGCCCAGGCCATTGCCGACGCCGACGTGGTGCTGCTGGCTGCCGATATCGAAGTGCCCACCGCCCGTTTTGCCGGCAAGCGTATCTACCGCTGTGGTACCGGCATTGCCCTCAAGCAGGCCCGCGCCACGCTGGACAAGGCCCTTGCCGAGGCCAAGGTGGAAAGCGCTGGTGACGCTGCAGCCGCTTCAAGTGCCGGCAAGGCCGAGAAAACCGGTGTTTATAAACACTTGCTGACAGGTGTTTCCTTCATGCTGCCGATGGTGGTGGCAGGCGGCTTGCTGATCGCCCTGTCGTTCGTCTTCGGCATCGAAGCCTACAAGGAACCGGGCACCCTGCCGGCTGCATTGATGCAGATCGGCGGCGAGGCCGCATTCAAGCTGATGGTGCCGTTGCTGGCGGGGTACATTGCCTGGTCCATCGCCGACCGCCCGGGCCTGGCGCCCGGCATGATCGGCGGCCTGCTGGCCAGCACTCTGGGCGCCGGATTCATCGGCGGTATCGTTGCCGGCTTCCTCGCCGGTTACAGCGCCAAAGCCATCGCGCGCTGGGCACGCCTGCCGAGCAGCCTCGATGCGCTCAAACCGATCCTGATCATTCCGCTGCTGGCGAGCCTTTTCACAGGCCTGGTGATGATCTACGTGGTCGGCCAGCCGGTGGCTGCCATGCTCGCGGGCCTGACGCAGTTTCTCGACAGCATGGGTACCACCAACGCCATCCTCCTCGGGCTGCTGCTCGGCGGCATGATGTGCATCGACCTGGGCGGCCCGATCAACAAGGCGGCCTATGCCTTTTCGGTAGGGCTGCTGGCATCCTCGAGCTACGCGCCGATGGCGGCGACCATGGCAGCGGGCATGGTGCCGCCGATCGGCCTTGGTATCGCCACGTTCCTGGCCCGTCGCAAGTTCGCCCAGAGCGAGCGCGAGGCTGGCAAGGCCGCTCTGGTGCTGGGTTTGTGCTTCATTTCCGAAGGCGCCATCCCGTTCGCCGCCAAAGACCCGCTGCGGGTCATCCCGGCAAGTATCGCTGGCGGCGCCTTGACCGGCGCGCTGTCGATGTACTTCGGTTGCAAGCTGATGGCGCCCCATGGCGGGCTGTTCGTGCTGCTGATTCCCAATGCGATCAACCATGCGCTGCTGTACCTGCTGGCCATTGTCGCGGGTAGCCTGCTGACAGCGGTGGTGTATGCGCTGATCAAGAAGAGCGAGCGGGTGGAAATGGTCGTGGCGCCGGCCAAGGGCTAG
- a CDS encoding ferritin-like domain-containing protein produces MSDLNKDVIDVLNNLIEYSKDGEKGFKESADDVKNPELKAFFVQRAGECANAAGELQSEVRRLGGDPETSTSISGDLHRGWVNLKSMVTGKDEEAVLNEVERGEDHALKAYKEAREKLVKLGRSVSDSSYMLVEKQLQGVQRNHDQVKALRNAARARS; encoded by the coding sequence ATGAGCGACCTCAACAAAGACGTAATCGACGTGCTCAACAACCTGATCGAGTACAGCAAGGACGGCGAGAAAGGGTTCAAGGAGTCGGCCGATGATGTGAAAAATCCGGAGCTCAAAGCGTTCTTCGTCCAGCGCGCTGGCGAATGCGCCAATGCAGCAGGCGAACTGCAGAGTGAAGTGCGTCGCCTGGGCGGCGACCCGGAAACATCCACCAGCATCAGCGGCGACCTGCACCGCGGCTGGGTAAACCTCAAGTCGATGGTTACCGGTAAGGATGAAGAGGCCGTGCTCAACGAAGTAGAACGCGGCGAAGACCATGCCCTCAAAGCCTACAAGGAAGCGCGTGAGAAGCTGGTCAAGCTGGGTCGCTCCGTCAGCGATTCGAGCTATATGCTCGTGGAAAAGCAGCTGCAGGGCGTACAGCGTAACCACGACCAGGTGAAGGCACTGCGCAACGCCGCACGCGCCCGCTCCTAA
- a CDS encoding DUF3820 family protein: MKPETLELLVIRTMPFGKYQGRIIADLPGDYLAWFARKGFPAGELGGLLALMHEVDHNGLGDLLVPLRQKHRR; this comes from the coding sequence ATGAAACCGGAAACCCTTGAACTGCTGGTAATCCGCACCATGCCCTTCGGCAAATACCAAGGCCGGATAATTGCCGACCTGCCGGGTGACTACCTGGCATGGTTTGCGCGCAAGGGGTTTCCGGCGGGTGAGCTGGGTGGGTTGCTGGCGTTGATGCACGAGGTCGATCACAACGGCCTGGGGGATCTGCTGGTGCCGTTGCGGCAAAAGCATCGGCGCTGA
- a CDS encoding sensor domain-containing diguanylate cyclase: MPTRLPRLALYRSHPELILNLGSCIAVLAIVGIVSYLLGRERESVEQSAIRSSSNIVQLIESDILRNVELYDQSLRGLIWAVQHPELLQVAPNLRQQILFNQTFAAPVRGDILWLNANGDVVGDSTSVTPRQANFADTFDFRAHRRDPGLGLLISPPFKARLGDLDWCISFSRRISAADGSFAGLAAGALRLSYFSELFQRLDIGHESSINLLNVDGQLLARQPRRDQDPLIGTSFADRPNFKRILGERSGSFTARSSIYGTQRMYTFARVAELPLIILVVHSSDEVFQSWRRTALVVSIATGVLCIGILWLTLLLGRELRRRHEAEQGLATLAATDSLTGLANRRRLDQVLRQEWARAQRNRKPLAVLMVDVDHFKAFNQRHGHAGGDHALREVAKTIEQCIRRPADLAARYGGEEFQVVLPETELAGARLLAERIRTRVEALAPFADDAHAVTVSIGISVHTPGTQQDLTTMLGAADEALYRAKAKGRNRVEGPAD, translated from the coding sequence ATGCCCACTCGATTACCGCGTCTCGCACTCTACAGGTCGCACCCCGAGCTGATCCTCAATCTGGGCAGTTGCATCGCCGTGCTCGCTATCGTGGGCATCGTCAGTTACCTGTTGGGGCGCGAGCGCGAGAGTGTCGAGCAATCGGCCATCCGCTCCTCCAGCAATATCGTCCAGCTGATAGAAAGCGACATCCTGCGCAATGTCGAACTTTACGACCAATCATTGCGCGGGCTGATCTGGGCGGTGCAGCATCCCGAACTGCTGCAGGTCGCGCCCAACCTGCGCCAACAGATCCTCTTCAACCAGACGTTCGCGGCCCCGGTGCGCGGCGATATTCTCTGGCTCAATGCCAATGGCGACGTCGTGGGCGACTCCACCAGCGTCACCCCGCGCCAGGCCAATTTCGCCGACACCTTCGACTTCCGGGCCCATCGCCGCGACCCTGGCCTGGGCTTGTTGATCAGCCCGCCTTTCAAGGCACGGCTCGGCGACCTTGACTGGTGCATCAGTTTCAGCCGGCGCATCTCCGCAGCCGATGGCAGCTTTGCCGGGCTGGCCGCCGGTGCCCTGCGCCTCTCCTATTTCAGCGAACTGTTCCAGCGCCTTGATATCGGCCATGAAAGCAGCATCAACCTGCTCAACGTCGACGGCCAGTTGCTCGCCCGCCAGCCGCGCCGCGACCAGGACCCGTTGATCGGCACCAGCTTTGCCGACCGCCCCAACTTCAAACGCATCCTGGGCGAGCGCAGCGGCAGCTTTACAGCCCGCTCCAGCATCTATGGCACCCAGCGCATGTACACCTTCGCCCGGGTCGCCGAGCTGCCGTTGATCATACTGGTGGTGCACTCAAGCGATGAGGTGTTCCAGTCATGGCGCCGCACGGCGTTGGTGGTCAGTATCGCCACAGGCGTGCTGTGCATTGGCATTCTCTGGCTCACCCTGCTGCTGGGCCGCGAATTGCGCCGCAGGCATGAGGCCGAGCAGGGTCTGGCCACGCTGGCAGCAACGGATAGCCTGACGGGCCTGGCCAACCGTCGCCGGCTGGATCAGGTGTTACGCCAGGAATGGGCGCGCGCCCAGCGCAACCGTAAACCGTTGGCCGTGCTGATGGTGGATGTGGATCACTTCAAGGCCTTCAACCAGCGCCATGGGCACGCTGGAGGCGATCACGCCTTACGTGAAGTGGCCAAGACGATCGAACAGTGCATACGACGCCCGGCGGACCTGGCGGCGCGTTATGGGGGTGAGGAATTTCAGGTGGTTTTGCCGGAAACCGAACTGGCCGGCGCCCGCTTGTTGGCAGAGAGGATCCGCACCCGAGTCGAGGCATTGGCACCTTTTGCCGATGATGCACACGCGGTGACGGTGAGTATCGGCATCAGCGTCCACACCCCCGGCACCCAACAAGACCTGACGACCATGCTGGGTGCCGCGGACGAGGCGCTCTACCGGGCCAAGGCCAAGGGCCGAAACCGGGTAGAGGGCCCTGCGGATTAG
- a CDS encoding OprD family porin, with product MPSAFRVTPLFIALTATMPFAAQADEDKADGFIEGSSFNLHFRNAYFNRDNHNSGVRDTREWGQGAVARFESGYTPGVIGFGLDAHAMLGLKLDGGGGHAGTSILPEHVKDNGELGAAPHSFSTAGAAVKLKAFDTELKAGDLFLTNPVIAGGETRMLPQTFRGVSLTNTSIDGLLLEGGQVSFTKPYNQSGHRRIDTYYGSLDEHDKSKHLNWAGASWSGTENITANLYAAELKDIWNQYYADFDYTYVVNDLVSLNPGVHFYHTQDTGQALLGKIDNNTYSVHFTVNAGYHSVTAAYQRVNGDTPFDYINLGDSVYLDNSRMYSDFNAPNERSWKLQYGYDFAGLGMPGLTTTVSYSRGEADLTKADQGNTHYDYYRADGKNAQHWERDLDVKYVFQQGDFKDLSVLVRYAVHRGGQGYASIDSNSDNDELRVIVDYPLNVF from the coding sequence GTGCCTTCCGCGTTTCGTGTTACCCCGCTGTTCATTGCATTGACCGCAACGATGCCTTTCGCCGCCCAGGCAGATGAAGACAAGGCTGATGGCTTCATCGAAGGCTCGTCCTTCAACCTGCATTTTCGTAACGCCTACTTCAACCGCGACAACCACAACAGCGGCGTGCGCGACACCCGCGAGTGGGGCCAAGGCGCGGTTGCCCGCTTCGAGTCGGGCTACACGCCAGGCGTAATCGGCTTTGGCCTCGATGCGCACGCCATGCTGGGCTTGAAGCTCGATGGCGGTGGCGGCCATGCCGGCACCAGCATCCTGCCCGAACACGTGAAGGACAACGGCGAACTGGGCGCCGCCCCGCACTCGTTCTCCACCGCAGGCGCGGCGGTCAAGCTCAAGGCCTTCGACACCGAACTCAAGGCCGGTGACCTGTTCCTTACCAACCCGGTGATCGCCGGCGGCGAAACCCGCATGCTGCCGCAGACCTTCCGTGGCGTCAGCCTGACCAATACCAGCATCGACGGCCTGCTGCTCGAAGGTGGCCAGGTCAGCTTCACCAAGCCGTACAACCAGAGCGGCCACCGCCGTATCGACACCTACTACGGCTCGCTGGATGAGCACGACAAAAGCAAGCATCTGAACTGGGCTGGTGCGTCGTGGAGCGGCACCGAGAACATCACTGCCAACCTTTACGCCGCCGAGCTGAAGGATATCTGGAACCAGTACTACGCTGATTTCGACTACACCTACGTGGTCAACGACCTGGTCAGCCTCAACCCGGGCGTGCACTTCTACCACACCCAAGACACCGGCCAGGCGCTGCTGGGCAAGATCGACAACAATACCTACAGCGTGCACTTCACCGTCAATGCCGGCTATCACAGCGTTACTGCCGCCTACCAGCGGGTCAATGGCGACACGCCGTTCGACTACATCAACCTGGGCGACAGCGTGTACCTGGACAACTCGCGCATGTACTCGGACTTCAACGCGCCCAACGAGCGTTCGTGGAAGCTGCAGTACGGCTATGACTTCGCCGGGCTCGGCATGCCAGGGCTGACCACCACCGTGTCGTACTCGCGTGGCGAGGCGGACCTGACCAAGGCTGACCAGGGCAACACCCACTACGACTACTACCGCGCCGACGGCAAGAACGCTCAGCACTGGGAACGTGACCTGGACGTGAAATACGTGTTCCAGCAAGGCGACTTCAAAGACCTGTCGGTGCTGGTGCGTTATGCCGTACACCGCGGCGGCCAGGGCTATGCGTCGATCGACAGCAACAGCGATAACGACGAACTGCGGGTGATCGTCGATTATCCGTTGAACGTGTTCTGA
- a CDS encoding heavy metal sensor histidine kinase, with protein sequence MSWKTVPVNSIALRLSALFILVAMGVFLFIGSALYRQVDHSLDMLPAAELDARFSVLESTLNRYGSPEHWAKIRNKLNLLSEEDKRIRFWVVGSDPAFEYGHPSERVRAFAEGPEGMRDLRLPDRPYPYKVLVSELPALGARPPLRFLIAIDTETFWQAQHSLLVAIVGLAVLGVLLASVLGYWVARIGLRPLLALSNEAQALAPPRLDGRLQTVNLAPELAQFAGAFNAALDRVSQAYSQLEAFNADVAHELRSPLTNLIGQTQVALTRGRSAEHYFEVLQSNLEELERLRSIINDMLFLASADQGSKATALTQVSLAEEVATTLDYLDYILEDAQVSVTVSGDAQAPIEKAQLRRALINLLNNAVQHTAPHQVIRVHIDAGPEQVSIAVSNPGPAIDDDHLPLLFERFYRVDAARSNSGGGNHGLGLAIVKAIALMHGGEVFVRSEAGANTFGIRLPNAQLQGFAAKI encoded by the coding sequence ATGTCCTGGAAAACCGTGCCGGTTAACTCCATCGCACTGCGCCTGTCGGCGCTGTTCATTCTGGTGGCGATGGGCGTGTTTCTGTTTATCGGCTCGGCACTTTACCGCCAGGTCGACCATAGCCTGGACATGCTGCCGGCGGCCGAGCTGGACGCCCGCTTCAGCGTGCTCGAATCCACCCTCAATCGCTACGGCAGCCCCGAGCACTGGGCCAAGATCCGCAACAAGCTCAACCTGCTCAGCGAGGAAGACAAACGTATCCGCTTCTGGGTGGTCGGCAGCGACCCGGCGTTCGAATATGGCCACCCCAGCGAACGGGTCCGCGCATTTGCCGAAGGCCCTGAAGGGATGCGCGACCTGCGCCTGCCTGACCGGCCCTACCCTTACAAGGTGCTGGTCAGCGAGTTGCCGGCCCTGGGCGCTCGCCCGCCACTGCGCTTTCTGATCGCTATTGATACCGAGACCTTCTGGCAGGCTCAGCACAGCCTGCTGGTGGCCATCGTCGGGCTGGCGGTGCTCGGTGTGCTGCTGGCCTCGGTGCTCGGCTACTGGGTGGCGCGCATTGGCCTGCGCCCGCTGCTGGCGCTGTCCAACGAGGCACAGGCCTTGGCCCCCCCACGCCTGGATGGCCGCCTGCAAACCGTCAACCTGGCCCCGGAACTGGCGCAATTCGCCGGCGCTTTCAACGCGGCGCTCGACCGGGTCAGCCAGGCCTATTCGCAGCTGGAAGCGTTCAACGCCGACGTTGCCCACGAACTGCGCTCGCCGCTGACCAACCTGATAGGCCAGACCCAGGTCGCCCTCACCCGGGGGCGCAGCGCCGAACACTACTTCGAAGTGCTGCAATCAAACCTGGAAGAGCTCGAACGCCTGCGCAGCATCATCAACGACATGCTGTTCCTGGCCAGCGCCGACCAGGGCAGCAAGGCCACTGCCCTGACCCAGGTATCGCTGGCCGAGGAAGTGGCCACCACCCTCGATTACCTCGACTACATCCTCGAAGACGCCCAGGTCAGCGTCACTGTCAGCGGCGATGCCCAGGCCCCCATCGAAAAAGCCCAGTTGCGCCGGGCGTTGATCAACCTGCTGAACAATGCCGTGCAGCATACCGCACCGCACCAAGTGATCCGCGTGCATATCGATGCCGGGCCGGAGCAGGTCAGCATTGCCGTGAGCAACCCAGGGCCGGCTATCGACGATGATCACCTGCCTCTGCTGTTCGAGCGGTTCTACCGGGTGGATGCGGCGCGCAGCAACAGTGGCGGGGGCAATCACGGGTTGGGGTTGGCCATCGTCAAGGCGATTGCGCTGATGCATGGGGGTGAGGTTTTTGTGCGCAGCGAGGCGGGTGCCAACACCTTCGGCATTCGCCTGCCAAACGCTCAACTGCAGGGGTTTGCGGCAAAGATCTAA